A DNA window from Vigna angularis cultivar LongXiaoDou No.4 chromosome 1, ASM1680809v1, whole genome shotgun sequence contains the following coding sequences:
- the LOC108323387 gene encoding transcription factor-like protein DPB isoform X3, giving the protein MRNIILSNQTIDPEKQSDSTEGEKLAIKIDRKKKGQEENGGALTLRVLDMRNIILWNQTTDPEKQRWCRNVRNVEGFETDRFVSGLRLVADELVSEFADPSNGASTPDQQQYDEKNIRRRVYDALNVLMAMDIISKDKKEIQWKGLARTSVSNIEDLKTERLGLRNKIEKKASYLQELEDQYIGLQKLIERNEQLYSSGNAPNEVYLYPSFWCRQP; this is encoded by the exons TGATTCAACTGAAGGTGAAAAATTAGCCATAAAAATTGATAGAAAGAAGAAAGGTCAAGAAGAAAATGGTGGAGCACTCACACTTAGAGTTCTG gaCATGAGAAACATAATACTATGGAACCAGACCACTGACCCTGAAAAACAAAG GTGGTGCCGAAACGTTCGCAACGTAGAGGGCTTCGAAACGGACCGATTCGTTTCGGGTCTTAGGCTG GTAGCCGATGAACTTGTATCGGAATTTGCTGATCCAAGCAATGGTGCTTCAACTCCTGATCAG CAACAATATGACGAGAAAAATATCCGTCGGAGGGTTTATGATGCTTTGAATGTTCTAATGGCAATGGATATTATTTCTAAGGATAAAAAGGAAATACAATGGAAGGGTCTTGCTCGCACAAGTGTAAGCAATATTGAAGATTTAAAG ACAGAACGTCTTGGGCTAaggaataaaattgaaaagaaagcaTCCTATTTGCAAGAGCTGGAGGATCAA TACATAGGTCTTCAGAAACTTATTGAACGAAATGAACAATTATATAGCTCTGGGAATGCTCCCAATGAGGTGTATCTTTACCCTTCATTCTGGTGCAG ACAACCATAA
- the LOC108323386 gene encoding protein DETOXIFICATION 16 codes for MDREDQKSCIQSPLIHITVEDKLKVDSIQLNQNKAIERAELYEELRKQLWLAGPLVSVSILNYSLQIISVMFVGHLGQLPLSAASMATSFASVTGFSLLVGMASALDTLCGQSYGAKQHYMLGIHMQRAMLVLMIVSIHLAFIWANTGSILIALGQDHEISVEAGQYARLMIPSLFAYGLLQCLNRFLQTQNILFPMVLSSGVTTLLHIAICWTMVFKSGLGYRGAAIANAISYWINVFMLILYVKFSPSCSKTWTGFSKEALHGIPSFLRLAIPSAFMVCLEMWSFEMMVLLSGLLPNPKLEASVLSICLNTSTTVWMIPFGLSGAVSTRVSNELGAGHPQAARLAVYFVFIMAVIEGTLIGAVMILLRNIWGYAYSNEVEVVQYVAIMLPILALSIFLDALQCVLSGTARGCGWQKIGAFINLGSYYLVGIPSAIFFSFVMHIGGKGLWLGIICALVVQVSCLFVITTHTDWEQEAKKAKERVYNSMTAGFIVS; via the exons ATGGATAGAGAAGATCAAAAGTCATGTATACAATCTCCATTGATACATATCACAGTTGAAGATAAGCTCAAAGTTGATAGCATACAACTAAACCAGAACAAGGCAATAGAGAGAGCTGAACTCTATGAAGAACTGAGGAAACAGCTATGGCTAGCAGGGCCTTTAGTATCTGTttctatattaaattattcCCTACAAATTATATCTGTAATGTTTGTGGGGCATCTTGGTCAATTGCCACTCTCTGCTGCTTCAATGGCTACCTCCTTTGCCTCTGTCACTGGTTTTAGCTTATTG GTGGGAATGGCAAGTGCTTTGGATACCTTGTGTGGCCAATCATATGGAGCAAAGCAGCACTATATGTTAGGCATACACATGCAGAGGGCTATGCTTGTTCTCATGATTGTTAGCATACACCTTGCATTTATTTGGGCAAACACAGGATCTATTCTGATTGCCCTTGGCCAAGATCATGAAATATCTGTAGAAGCTGGACAATATGCTCGGCTTATGATTCCAAGCCTTTTTGCCTATGGTCTTCTTCAGTGCCTCAACAGATTTTTGCAAACTCAAAATATTCTATTTCCAATGGTGTTAAGTTCTGGAGTCACTACTTTACTGCATATTGCTATATGTTGGACCATGGTATTCAAATCTGGACTGGGTTACAGAGGAGCTGCCATAGCAAATGCTATATCCTACTGGATAAATGTCTTCATGCTGATACTCTATGTCAAGTTTTCTCCTTCGTGTTCAAAAACATGGACTGGATTTTCGAAAGAGGCATTGCATGGCATCCCTTCTTTTCTTAGACTTGCAATTCCTTCAGCTTTTATGGTTTG CTTGGAAATGTGGTCATTTGAAATGATGGTTCTCCTCTCTGGCCTTCTTCCAAATCCAAAATTGGAAGCATCAGTGCTTTCTATCTG CCTGAATACTTCGACAACTGTTTGGATGATCCCCTTTGGACTCAGTGGAGCTGTAAG CACTCGTGTCTCAAACGAGCTAGGAGCTGGTCACCCTCAAGCAGCACGCTTAGCTGTGTACTTTGTCTTTATAATGGCAGTTATTGAGGGAACTTTGATTGGAGCAGTGATGATACTACTGCGCAATATTTGGGGCTATGCATATAGTAATGAAGTGGAAGTGGTCCAATATGTAGCTATCATGTTGCCAATTCTTGCGTTATCCATTTTTCTGGATGCACTACAGTGTGTTCTTTCAG GCACAGCTAGAGGATGTGGTTGGCAAAAGATAGGGGCTTTCATTAACCTAGGATCATACTATTTAGTTGGGATTCCATCAgctatcttcttttcttttgtcatGCACATCGGTGGGAAG GGCCTTTGGCTGGGAATCATATGTGCACTAGTTGTTCAGGTGTCATGCCTATTTGTAATTACAACACACACTGACTGGGAGCAAGAG GCAAAGAAGGCTAAAGAAAGAGTGTACAATTCAATGACAGCAGGGTTCATAGTCTCATGA
- the LOC108323387 gene encoding transcription factor-like protein DPB isoform X2 has protein sequence MRNIILSNQTIDPEKQSDSTEGEKLAIKIDRKKKGQEENGGALTLRVLDMRNIILWNQTTDPEKQRWCRNVRNVEGFETDRFVSGLRLVADELVSEFADPSNGASTPDQQQYDEKNIRRRVYDALNVLMAMDIISKDKKEIQWKGLARTSVSNIEDLKTERLGLRNKIEKKASYLQELEDQYIGLQKLIERNEQLYSSGNAPNEVYLYPSFWCSFVLEDLLFQT, from the exons TGATTCAACTGAAGGTGAAAAATTAGCCATAAAAATTGATAGAAAGAAGAAAGGTCAAGAAGAAAATGGTGGAGCACTCACACTTAGAGTTCTG gaCATGAGAAACATAATACTATGGAACCAGACCACTGACCCTGAAAAACAAAG GTGGTGCCGAAACGTTCGCAACGTAGAGGGCTTCGAAACGGACCGATTCGTTTCGGGTCTTAGGCTG GTAGCCGATGAACTTGTATCGGAATTTGCTGATCCAAGCAATGGTGCTTCAACTCCTGATCAG CAACAATATGACGAGAAAAATATCCGTCGGAGGGTTTATGATGCTTTGAATGTTCTAATGGCAATGGATATTATTTCTAAGGATAAAAAGGAAATACAATGGAAGGGTCTTGCTCGCACAAGTGTAAGCAATATTGAAGATTTAAAG ACAGAACGTCTTGGGCTAaggaataaaattgaaaagaaagcaTCCTATTTGCAAGAGCTGGAGGATCAA TACATAGGTCTTCAGAAACTTATTGAACGAAATGAACAATTATATAGCTCTGGGAATGCTCCCAATGAGGTGTATCTTTACCCTTCATTCTGGTGCAG TTTTGTGTTGGAAGATTTGCTATTTCAGACATGA
- the LOC108323387 gene encoding uncharacterized protein LOC108323387 isoform X1: MRNIILSNQTIDPEKQSDSTEGEKLAIKIDRKKKGQEENGGALTLRVLDMRNIILWNQTTDPEKQRWCRNVRNVEGFETDRFVSGLRLVADELVSEFADPSNGASTPDQQQYDEKNIRRRVYDALNVLMAMDIISKDKKEIQWKGLARTSVSNIEDLKTERLGLRNKIEKKASYLQELEDQYIGLQKLIERNEQLYSSGNAPNEVYLYPSFWCRYAMMYCLWLFCPLQIVSNFSALDL; this comes from the exons TGATTCAACTGAAGGTGAAAAATTAGCCATAAAAATTGATAGAAAGAAGAAAGGTCAAGAAGAAAATGGTGGAGCACTCACACTTAGAGTTCTG gaCATGAGAAACATAATACTATGGAACCAGACCACTGACCCTGAAAAACAAAG GTGGTGCCGAAACGTTCGCAACGTAGAGGGCTTCGAAACGGACCGATTCGTTTCGGGTCTTAGGCTG GTAGCCGATGAACTTGTATCGGAATTTGCTGATCCAAGCAATGGTGCTTCAACTCCTGATCAG CAACAATATGACGAGAAAAATATCCGTCGGAGGGTTTATGATGCTTTGAATGTTCTAATGGCAATGGATATTATTTCTAAGGATAAAAAGGAAATACAATGGAAGGGTCTTGCTCGCACAAGTGTAAGCAATATTGAAGATTTAAAG ACAGAACGTCTTGGGCTAaggaataaaattgaaaagaaagcaTCCTATTTGCAAGAGCTGGAGGATCAA TACATAGGTCTTCAGAAACTTATTGAACGAAATGAACAATTATATAGCTCTGGGAATGCTCCCAATGAGGTGTATCTTTACCCTTCATTCTGGTGCAGGTATGCTATGATGTACTGTCTTTGGTTATTTTGTCCACTACAAATAGTTTCTAATTTTTCCGCTTTGGATCTTTGA
- the LOC108323387 gene encoding transcription factor-like protein DPB isoform X4 produces the protein MRNIILSNQTIDPEKQSDSTEGEKLAIKIDRKKKGQEENGGALTLRVLDMRNIILWNQTTDPEKQRWCRNVRNVEGFETDRFVSGLRLVADELVSEFADPSNGASTPDQQQYDEKNIRRRVYDALNVLMAMDIISKDKKEIQWKGLARTSVSNIEDLKTERLGLRNKIEKKASYLQELEDQVRAAINGGFSLVHRSSETY, from the exons TGATTCAACTGAAGGTGAAAAATTAGCCATAAAAATTGATAGAAAGAAGAAAGGTCAAGAAGAAAATGGTGGAGCACTCACACTTAGAGTTCTG gaCATGAGAAACATAATACTATGGAACCAGACCACTGACCCTGAAAAACAAAG GTGGTGCCGAAACGTTCGCAACGTAGAGGGCTTCGAAACGGACCGATTCGTTTCGGGTCTTAGGCTG GTAGCCGATGAACTTGTATCGGAATTTGCTGATCCAAGCAATGGTGCTTCAACTCCTGATCAG CAACAATATGACGAGAAAAATATCCGTCGGAGGGTTTATGATGCTTTGAATGTTCTAATGGCAATGGATATTATTTCTAAGGATAAAAAGGAAATACAATGGAAGGGTCTTGCTCGCACAAGTGTAAGCAATATTGAAGATTTAAAG ACAGAACGTCTTGGGCTAaggaataaaattgaaaagaaagcaTCCTATTTGCAAGAGCTGGAGGATCAAGTAAGGGCCGCTATCAATGGTGGATTTAGTCTGG TACATAGGTCTTCAGAAACTTATTGA